ACGAGCTTCTAGATACTTCTCATTGTGTTTACTGGGTGACCGTGTCTCGAGATTTTAGTATTAAAAGATTGCAGAATCTTATTGCTCAACGTCTTTCTCTAGATCTTTCAAGCGAAGATGATGTTCTGCATAGAGCTACCAAATTGTCAAAAGAactaaggaagaaaaaaaaatggattctcATCTTGGATGATTTGTGGAACTCTTTCGAGCTACACGTAGTGGGAATTCCTGTCAATTTGGAAGGATGCAAGCTGATTATGACAACTCGATCAGAAAAGGTTTGTAATCAAATGTATAGccaacacaaaatcaaattggAGCCACTTTGTGAGGGGGAAGCTCGGACTTTGTTCATGGAGAAACTTGGAGATGACAAAGCACTTTCTCTAGAAGTTGAGCAAATTGCGATAGATGTTGCGAGggaatgtgctggtttgccaTTGGGAATTATTACAGTGGCAAGAAGCTTAAGGGGAGTGGATGACCTACATGAGTGGAGGAATACATTGAATAAATTGAGAGAATCCAAATTTAAGGACATGGAAGATGGGGTATTCCGGTTATTGAGGTTTAGTTATGATCAGTTAGATGATCCAGCACTACAACATTGTCTCTTATACTGTGCATTATTTCCTGAAgatcataaaattgaaagggatGAACTCATAAATTATTTGATCGATAAgggaataattaaaagaatgagtgGCATTCAAGCAGCATTTGACGAGGGCCACACAATGCTCAATAAACTTGAAAATGTCTGCCTATTGGAAAGTGCTTTGTTTTCTggtgtcaagatgcatgacttgattagggacaTGGCCATCCAAATACTGCAAGAGAACTCTCAAGTCATGGTTAAAGCAGGtatgcaattaaaagaattgccGGATGCAGAGGAGTGGATAGAGAATGTTGTGAAAGTTTCACTAATGGGTAACCATATTGAAGAAATTCCCTCGAGCCATTCACCAAGGTGTCCCAAACTCTCAACTCTATTTCTATGTTTTAATAAAGGGTTGCGATTTATTTCAGATTCATTTTTCATGCATTTACATGGGTTGAAGGTACTCAATCTGTCTAgcacaaatatcaaaaaattaccTGATTCTATCTTTGATTTGGAGAGTCTCACTGCATTATCTCTCTGTGATTGTCAATTCTTAAGGGATGTACCATCATTAAGAAAGCTCAGGTCACTAAAGAGGTTAGATCTCTTTAAAACTAAACTTAGAAATATTCCTCAAGGAATGGAATGTCTATCCAACCTCTGGTATCTCAGACTCGGTTCATTTGGTAAATCATTTGATATATCATTTGGTAAAAAGGAGTTTCCCAGTTGGGTAATACCTGAACTCTCTCACTTGCAAGTGTTTGCATCTGGTGCTTCGTTAACGgttaaaggaaaggaagtagGGTGCTTAAGGAAGTTGGAAACTCTGCAATGCTGTTTTGAAGGTTGCTCTGACTTTGTGGAGTTTCTCAGGTATCGGGATCAAACCAAATCACTAAGCAATTACAGAATCCATGTAGGGCGTTTGGATTATCATGTTGAATTGTTTTGGCGACCTTTCAGCAGAAGTAAAGAAATTAGTTTGGGTAACTTGAGTATCAACGGAGATGGAGATTTTCAGGCCATGTTCCCAAATGACGTTCAAGAACTAGAGATTTTTACATGTAATGATGCAATAACTTTATGCGACATTTCACCGGTGATAATGTATGCAACTAAACTAGTGTTCCTCGACATTCAGCATTGCAGTaacatggagagcttggttttATCTTCTTGGTTCTGCTCCGCTCCACTTCCATTGCCATCATCTAACAGTATATTTTCTGGTCTTAGAACTTTTTGTTGCTCTAACTGTAAGAGTATGAAGAAGCTACTCCCTCTTGTCTTGCTGCGAAACCTCAAAAACTTGGAAAATCTTCTAGTtgaaaaatgtgagaaaatggaggagataataggaaCAACAGATGAAGAAATCAGCAGCAACAGCTCCAATCCGATCACAGAATTAATACTCCCAAAGTTAAGATATCTGAGATTGGGAACTTTACCAGAACTGAAACGCATTTGTGGTGCAAGAGTGATTTGCGATTCTCTTGAACAAATTGACGTAGACACATgtgagaagctgaagaggatTCCAATTTGTCTtccgttgcttgaaaatgggcagccatctcctcccccttctcttaaaaaaatcaaggcatatccaaaagaatggtgggagacagtagtggagtgggagcatcctaaCAGTAAGGATGTCCTTCTACCCTTTGTACATTTTCAACCAATTTACATGTAACCATCGTGTTTATATTCCtctcctccctccctctcttaatcttaaaacttgtttttctcaCTGATTCCtctgttaatttattatttttttaatgtggaattgGATGGCGCTTCATTTTTTCATGGCTTTTAACTATTTggtgatctttttttattggtaaatgGTGAAGGAAGGCAAGCCTTATATTCAACAAGGATTGAAAAGAAGGCGTGTTGCCTCTTCCGGATTCGCTGCCATCAAATATTGATccagagtttttaattttactgttGAGCAATGCTTTTCTGCAGAGAGCTTGGTTGCTTCTCATTCTTCTGAGATCGGGATTTATAGCCCTGACAGGATTAAgctattatgattatttttctttatgataAAGATCTTGTAATCTttgattttatctataaataaaattggaGGGATGGCAGTAACCTCCAAGTTCTTGCTCTGCTCCTGGTTCTTTGTTCTTTGATTAAGCTAAGTTCTCTGAATACCCTTTGATCTTCGAAGAGTTGTGAGTGACAGTGAGGTTTGAAAATGAAAtcttcaaattgatatttttgaatatttcgAATGTCTGTcttcaattttgaaaaacaacttggTGCAGACCTGTGCAGGGCATGCAATTTGCCCATCCTGGGCTCAATATATGAGTGCCCCGTCATTGCTCATGTTGGACGTGTTCTAAAGGAGGTGAGATTGAGATTTATTCAAAATGTATGTCTTCAATTATATGATACAGAGAAATATTAATCTGAGAGATTTATTCAAAATGTATGTCTTCAAAATGTATGTCTTcaaaatgtatatatatttctgtcATATAagatgtaattttaatttttcagggAGATATATGATGATTCGTTACAAATACGTGCATTGAATTAGAAGAACAATCTGACAGCATGTATTCGTTGAACAATTCAGAAGATCAAAGgaattagaataataaaaagatggtCAAATgtgtgaagaaaaataaaaattcggaTAGTACGTGgcatgctaatataaaaaataaattttttaaaataaaaaatttttatttcaaaatatatttccaagcaaaaactatcttgaaaaacaattctttaaaatatcaagAGCAACAatttcctatttattttaattaccaagtgtgtttagtattatggtgtataatattttttgtttcaaaatacattaaaataatttattttatttttaacatcaacttattaaaatcattgaaaaaaattaaaaaaacttaaatttaatatattttttaaataaaaatactcttaaaaaacatctaaaataaaaaactgccGCTTTTTCCAAATGGGTTCTCGAGAAACATATCTTCGCCACAAAAGCTTTGTGCATTTCATGATATCTTTGTTCGTTGACAAGTATTGCAgtgctaataatttgcaagcaAGCAAGATTGCATTGCCAATAATTTGACATTAAAGAAgctatttcctttttctttctttttttttcctaaaatgattatataattttttaaaacaaatttgctattttcaataacaagttAATTGGGATGTCAAGGGAAAGCGGCTATAAGCAATAATTAAGTGATTGAATCTCTCATTTCATGATACATGGAGATGAACGTAACAACATACTCAAATAAAAGAAAGTCTTGACACCCAAGGCACCTCATAAACCTCAAAtgggaaattaaaattttgattaacaGTTTCGAAATCTTTGTCATGTGAAGAAACAGTACTTTGATAATATGCAAAACTCActagtttttctatttctctcttgtATTCGAGGTGTGTTTTCCTACTAATTTCTCATCCATACTGATTTTGTGTTTAGTAACGTGGTTCAACCtgtttttaaaagtgctttttaaactactttttgtatgaaaaaacaTCACATTCATgcatttcaagtatttttttatggttttgatgtgataatgttaaaaaataaaaaatatatataaaattacaatattttgatgcattttcaattaGAAAGCGGTGTTGAAAAAAACCGACAATCTATAATATTGGTATTATTTGACCTGACTCAATTCATCTAAATTAGATAATATAGATATCACAAATGCTAGCGGGTCAAAAAACCTACTAAATTGATATCATGGGTCAGGTGATGggtcataattttaaaattcggaCAACCTGATCCAACCTGTAAGTCCTATAACAATAAAcatagtttgtttttatatggtTGGTCCTCCTTTAGCAATTAATTAATccattttagttaatttatttaattggtgTATTAAGCCTAAATTGTTTGTTAAAACTTATAATAGGCTTTAGGCTAGTTTATTAAGTCCAAATCTTAGTTCAAATAAAGGTTGTCAAACTTGCAAGTTAACTCGTAAAAttgtatgattttacgagtcaacacAGATATAACGTGTTAAATCGggtaaaaaactcaaaaatctgTAAACTTGGTCAAAATCGATTAAAATTGATCAAACTCGGTAAACTTGATCAGTTagacaaaattaacaaaatttaccAACTCATCTCAGTTCTCTCCTCTCCATCTCGTTTGTCTCGCGGCCTCCAGTATACAAAACACCCATGTTCATGGGCACCCACCCACCACCAATGACGTGCAGCAGTCATTAGAGAAGAATAGATTTGACATGCAGACATGGTGTTTGATACAAGATCTTATGATGTGGGATTTGGTGATGACGatggatttgatttttaaggggttttttttcctctgtaATATCTGAGATTGTCGAAAAAAACTTGAACCAGATGTAGAATAGAAATACACAGTTCACGAAGAAGGAAGCTAAAGAAATGCTTATCTCAGGGCTAATAAGAAAATCCCGAACACCGTCTTCAATAACTGCTTATTTGAGAACAACAACCATGGCATTCGATGCAGCCTAGTCTCGCCTATGTCCTAACaactgaaaataattaaatatttaatggtTGGTTCTTGAATTGCTTCAACACTAgtagattgtttgttttaaatttgttaattattagttaatgaaaagTTGCTTAAATTATGTGTGAATTTATATTTGAACCATATATTTTAAGGTATTTGAACTatgcatgaatttttatttgaaccgtGTATTTTAAGGTGCTTTTAttctatatgaaaaaaaatttccttgcaattttacgattttacaatCTGTTTCTACAATCCgagtttattttgcattttccaTACCGTATCAAAAATAcgattttgacaaccttggttcTAATAGTCCAACCCGTGGATATTTGTAATAACCATGAAAAACTTAGCCCAACTTGAAATATCAAACCCGTTTaggtataaaaaaattttatgggTCAAGTCTATAATTTTGTAGAATATCAAAAGTTGAGTTGAATATAATTATGGATCCAAACCCGACTCAACTATATTTATGAACACCTCTAGAAAAGCCTTTCATTTAcacttattattataataaattttctttaaaatattaaaagttggtcttttcaactttttcaaaatattgtGATTACTTTGAtactcttaaaaacaaaatcaacataaCTCTCTCATaagggcttctttttttttgttgtcatttCACATtggttttattgtaaatttaaaggTTACTTAAGGGCATTACTATATTtgacataaattaaatattattaaaaaaaattatgcacacGCCAACATGTGGATAACCCTCGTGTTGTAAGGGCGGTGCATGCTAGGTTATTCGACAATATAAAGCTACTTTTCAGGGTGGTGTTTAGAAGGTCTCGACGCCCCCTACATGATGTGGTGGCATGTTGACTAGACACACATCTAATTTGGTATCGGCGACCATTTCccccctttctttctctctctttctcccctCCTCGAACTTAACACCAATCCCTTCAAAAATTAAGACCAaccccttcaatttattttgccTTCACATTTgatctttatcatttttattactatttttttttttgaataagttataaaattataaatgttttgcAATTTCACcctactattttttaatctataaataatctatcaaattacaatttttatttatttaacccttactattttttagtttttcaaatttggttttctttttttttttattgctatttgttttatttaggatcatttgttaaattgttttttttttttttacaattttatcttctcttagttttttttttcctaccaaATTTTACTctcattctttttgttgttgctttttttctttggcaagtttttttattgatatttttttcatgatttaatcATCCAAAACTAAATTGGTTTTGAATTAAGTTTCTTAAATGAACCTGGGTGTAAGATTTAATGGGTTGTGAGTTTTAGAGATTATATAAGGTTTAAGAGGTTCACCcaagtttgtttgtttgtttgtttttttttttatgctcatgttttcttatttcttattgtttttttttagagttttgctTTCTTATTTCTTATAGTTTGCCTTCTATATGGTTAATCTCGAGTTTATGACTAGAATCATaggtttgaaaggttaacatatgttgactttttttatttcaatttcatccttcaattttttttcttgcttttctttctataagattatcctAAACTTATGCCTATGATCATGAAGTTTGTGATTTCACCCAATTTAATAGtgctttttttgttgtgtttttttttttgttaaatttgttttactGGTTCAccattcaatattggattgttTAAGAACTTGGGTAAGCTAAGATCGgatttcttttacattttttttcgttgttatatttttttcatcttaattgttactattgttgattttttttgtttatattgtttAAATTACCAATTAAATCTATGACTGgggtcttaaattttttttattctaatatatgttttacatcaattttttttttctcggccGGCAGCGAAGAAGCATGGGCAACAAATATAGTTAGCTATATAAAGCCGTTTTGAAGTTCAGAAATTAAACCATCGTAGTGTTTGTGATCAAGTCTCTGTGTATGATAAATCCCACCTCATGTGCTGGACTTTCTATTACAACTAGATGCTAGTTTTCAGTctcataaaaacaataacaaaaactctctttttttcttttataaatagatgagacaacaacaaaaaaatttaggacTTTTCGACATTGCCTTTGGAATTTTCCGAAGTCAGTAACgaagtagttttctttttttttttttgcttaaaatgattatatatttttcagaaCAAATTTCCTATTTTAATTTCTGAAACAAGTTAAGTGGGATAAATCATAATTAAGTTCCAAAAATAGATAATTAAACTATGAttgatttgttgatattaaaaataaaaaatataaaaaaacattgttttttatatatatttttaattaaaaaacattcctAAGACGTATAGCAAGACAAATATAAAagatgcacttttttttttttttttaattttaattgtattcatgaaaaaagaaaattttgtttcttctctGTATAGACGCCTTACAACAGCTATCTACTagccctgtttgtttttttgttttaaaaaatgtttttgaaaaaaaattaattttttattatatttttttctttgcttcaaattaatatttttttaatgttttcatatcattttaatgcgctgatgtcaaaaataattttttaaaaataaaaaaatatattattttgatacatttttaaataaaaaacactttgaaaaaaaaaaacaaccacactttcaaataccTCCAAGAGTCATACTAGCCACACGTGAGCCTATGCAGTCAAGTCtccaaataattaattcaaaatcaagctTGACCCGAACCAGGTCTTAAGTTGACTGGTCACTAAATTGATCTAATAGGTAAGATGGAGTTTGATATCTATTGTTATTAGAATCGACCTAATGTGTACGAAGGCAATCACAGGAACTCAAGATAGGCTAGCAAGATAGGTGAGTATAGTTGATTTGTTttgagtaatatt
This genomic stretch from Populus alba chromosome 19, ASM523922v2, whole genome shotgun sequence harbors:
- the LOC118056980 gene encoding putative disease resistance protein At4g10780, with the translated sequence MVRSADPFWNDVEDMNNDRMKCRFCGHLFSRKTSISRIKWHLSGLKRRGVKICENVPKEVQDAARAAIDGPPEKRNKYEAGSSNNEVTNAISAPATEQNNEVIQEEAFSPGELPCWVDSITYKDIELMLGSSSPEELLHDALETVPRTEMVQHLERGSSHERTSINQAGEPTGLLCLGNERSYDQLCSPPVLRVLEQSNAVHDSLAGDAGRIPVGVQGTEQGAGEDRICSHLEAENGMGNTGEGSIQHGDSSFSLGRHTVDAHENRGEATQGIDVVNQSAGFSMEEEDDDDVEDNRGRLVQPVAGASSSRGLEYNTSESRGDPIPLSSTKLVGRAFEDNKNVIWPLLMDDKFSTIAIYGMGGVGKTTMLQHIHNELLDTSHCVYWVTVSRDFSIKRLQNLIAQRLSLDLSSEDDVLHRATKLSKELRKKKKWILILDDLWNSFELHVVGIPVNLEGCKLIMTTRSEKVCNQMYSQHKIKLEPLCEGEARTLFMEKLGDDKALSLEVEQIAIDVARECAGLPLGIITVARSLRGVDDLHEWRNTLNKLRESKFKDMEDGVFRLLRFSYDQLDDPALQHCLLYCALFPEDHKIERDELINYLIDKGIIKRMSGIQAAFDEGHTMLNKLENVCLLESALFSGVKMHDLIRDMAIQILQENSQVMVKAGMQLKELPDAEEWIENVVKVSLMGNHIEEIPSSHSPRCPKLSTLFLCFNKGLRFISDSFFMHLHGLKVLNLSSTNIKKLPDSIFDLESLTALSLCDCQFLRDVPSLRKLRSLKRLDLFKTKLRNIPQGMECLSNLWYLRLGSFGKSFDISFGKKEFPSWVIPELSHLQVFASGASLTVKGKEVGCLRKLETLQCCFEGCSDFVEFLRYRDQTKSLSNYRIHVGRLDYHVELFWRPFSRSKEISLGNLSINGDGDFQAMFPNDVQELEIFTCNDAITLCDISPVIMYATKLVFLDIQHCSNMESLVLSSWFCSAPLPLPSSNSIFSGLRTFCCSNCKSMKKLLPLVLLRNLKNLENLLVEKCEKMEEIIGTTDEEISSNSSNPITELILPKLRYLRLGTLPELKRICGARVICDSLEQIDVDTCEKLKRIPICLPLLENGQPSPPPSLKKIKAYPKEWWETVVEWEHPNSKDVLLPFVHFQPIYM